In Alteracholeplasma palmae J233, a single genomic region encodes these proteins:
- a CDS encoding HAD family hydrolase: MVGFHEEAVTFVDESVIYALKGFQTTKPVINPEFYLNNHVYQIWLFKEDKNEINEILKDFPMFKPYFWHYGGVDLVSPTVNKATAIRKIKEKYPDYQLICVGDGHNDIEMLKLADIGIAMGNTGYPELKEVADFVTPHIEEDKLYDFFKENKLI; encoded by the coding sequence ATGGTTGGGTTTCATGAAGAAGCTGTAACCTTTGTCGATGAGTCAGTTATTTATGCACTAAAAGGATTCCAAACAACAAAGCCAGTTATTAATCCTGAGTTTTATTTAAATAATCACGTTTATCAAATTTGGCTTTTTAAAGAAGATAAAAATGAAATTAATGAGATCTTAAAGGACTTCCCAATGTTTAAGCCTTATTTTTGGCATTATGGTGGAGTGGATTTAGTATCCCCAACAGTCAATAAGGCAACCGCTATTAGAAAAATTAAGGAAAAGTATCCTGATTACCAATTGATTTGTGTTGGAGATGGGCATAACGATATAGAAATGTTAAAGTTAGCTGATATTGGGATTGCTATGGGTAATACCGGATACCCTGAATTAAAAGAAGTTGCTGATTTTGTAACGCCACATATAGAAGAAGATAAACTATATGATTTTTTTAAAGAAAATAAATTAATTTAA
- a CDS encoding glycoside hydrolase family 88/105 protein, translating to MNIKKTIDHFIDKMILNSTFDKPYWNIELIKKGKPNNWNHIDGCMTTSLLSLYEQTSNTKYLDFVDYFVDYYIFEDGTIRGFDPQKYSADDLAHSRVLFDLYKLTKKEKYLKAIHHTYSQLKSQPRTKEGNFWHKLVYHDQVWLDGLYMFQPFYTLYETQFNQKNNYLDIINQFKNVRKIMFDENKKLYYQGYDESKTLFWADKKTGLSKHFWLRAMGWYVAALSDVSVYIEDIKSKEYLASLLKEAIDGLLLYQDYESKMFYHVIDLADRPENYLETSGTLLIAYAILHASNNHILDESYEAIGVTIFEGTCKKQLTEVNGDLNLENICLSVGLGPESNTKRDGTFEYYISEPIVKNDAKGVGPLVMAYVEYLKISK from the coding sequence ATGAATATAAAAAAAACTATTGATCACTTTATTGATAAAATGATTTTAAATTCTACTTTCGATAAACCTTACTGGAATATTGAACTTATAAAAAAAGGTAAGCCAAACAACTGGAATCACATTGATGGTTGTATGACAACCTCACTTCTTTCTTTATATGAACAAACAAGCAATACCAAATATCTAGATTTTGTTGACTATTTTGTTGATTACTATATATTTGAAGATGGTACTATTAGAGGCTTTGATCCACAAAAATATAGTGCTGATGATTTGGCACATAGTAGAGTCTTATTTGACTTATACAAATTAACTAAGAAAGAAAAATATTTAAAAGCTATCCACCACACCTATTCACAATTAAAAAGTCAACCTAGAACTAAAGAAGGTAACTTTTGGCATAAATTAGTGTATCATGATCAAGTATGGTTAGATGGACTATATATGTTTCAACCTTTCTATACGCTTTATGAAACGCAATTTAATCAAAAAAATAATTATTTAGATATTATCAACCAATTCAAGAATGTACGTAAAATTATGTTTGATGAAAATAAAAAACTATATTATCAAGGCTATGATGAATCTAAAACCCTTTTTTGGGCAGATAAAAAAACTGGTCTTTCTAAACATTTTTGGCTACGTGCGATGGGGTGGTATGTGGCTGCTTTATCAGATGTTTCTGTTTATATAGAAGATATAAAATCCAAAGAGTATTTAGCATCTTTACTAAAAGAAGCCATTGACGGTCTTCTTTTATACCAAGATTATGAGTCTAAAATGTTTTATCATGTCATAGATTTGGCTGATAGACCAGAAAATTATTTAGAAACCAGCGGAACACTATTAATTGCATACGCTATTTTACACGCTTCAAATAATCATATTTTGGATGAGTCCTATGAAGCAATTGGAGTAACTATTTTTGAAGGGACTTGCAAGAAACAACTAACTGAAGTTAATGGCGATTTGAATTTAGAAAATATTTGTTTATCAGTAGGTCTTGGTCCTGAATCAAATACTAAAAGAGATGGTACATTTGAATATTATATTTCAGAACCTATTGTTAAGAATGATGCTAAAGGTGTCGGTCCTTTAGTAATGGCTTATGTTGAATATTTAAAAATATCTAAATAG
- the coaD gene encoding pantetheine-phosphate adenylyltransferase: MIKAVYPGSFDPITIGHVDIIKRAASLVDELHVVVADNLTKKKTFTTQERIDMLKLVLKDIPNIVVSSTTDLVIRYAENNNIGILVRGLRNIQDYENEYALYQFNRNLNKEIETIILFPSSKNHFVSSSGIKELVYHHADISLYVPHEIIDLVETKFHKKDK, from the coding sequence ATGATAAAAGCTGTTTATCCTGGATCTTTTGATCCTATTACAATTGGACATGTAGATATTATAAAAAGGGCTGCTAGCCTAGTTGATGAACTGCATGTAGTGGTTGCTGATAATTTAACAAAGAAAAAAACTTTTACAACCCAAGAACGCATTGATATGCTTAAACTTGTTTTAAAAGATATTCCAAATATTGTTGTCAGTTCTACTACTGATTTAGTTATAAGATACGCAGAAAATAACAATATTGGTATTTTAGTTAGAGGTCTTAGAAATATTCAAGATTATGAAAATGAATATGCCTTATATCAATTTAACAGAAATTTAAATAAAGAAATTGAAACTATTATTCTTTTCCCTTCTTCAAAAAATCACTTTGTATCATCTTCTGGAATCAAAGAGTTAGTTTATCACCATGCTGATATCTCACTTTATGTTCCTCACGAGATAATTGATTTAGTAGAAACTAAATTTCATAAAAAAGATAAGTAA
- a CDS encoding Fur family transcriptional regulator, protein MRMTKQRKLILDIFKNSNKPLNAEMIYDLLPKNEMNLSTVYRNLELFNLEDIISRSTIDNTNYYYLTDSKHHHYMICLECHKMIPVDCGLTHIETSVSEEHHFKITHHDMTLYGYCDECQVKLGL, encoded by the coding sequence ATGAGAATGACAAAACAAAGAAAACTGATTCTTGATATTTTTAAAAATAGTAATAAACCTTTAAATGCTGAAATGATTTATGATTTATTGCCAAAAAATGAAATGAACCTATCAACAGTTTATAGAAACTTAGAACTTTTTAATTTAGAAGATATCATTTCTAGAAGTACAATTGATAATACTAACTATTACTATTTAACAGATTCTAAGCACCATCATTATATGATTTGCCTAGAATGTCATAAAATGATTCCTGTTGACTGTGGATTAACTCATATCGAAACATCCGTTTCTGAAGAACACCATTTTAAAATTACACATCATGATATGACCTTATATGGTTACTGTGATGAATGTCAAGTAAAGTTAGGACTATAA